A section of the Asticcacaulis sp. EMRT-3 genome encodes:
- a CDS encoding BrnT family toxin, translated as MLWTWDEKKAAANLVKHKVPFELAVQVFTDPFQLSEPDPHEGEARWRTIGSPLPHHPLLLFVLHTDNDSEDGRIISARKATPHERKAYENAIR; from the coding sequence TTGCTGTGGACGTGGGATGAGAAAAAGGCCGCTGCCAATCTGGTAAAACACAAGGTGCCGTTTGAATTGGCGGTGCAGGTGTTTACAGACCCGTTCCAACTCTCCGAGCCCGATCCGCATGAAGGCGAGGCGCGTTGGCGTACAATTGGCAGTCCCCTGCCGCATCATCCACTGCTATTGTTTGTTCTCCATACCGATAATGATAGCGAAGATGGCCGTATCATCAGCGCCCGCAAGGCGACACCGCATGAAAGGAAAGCCTATGAAAACGCGATCCGGTGA